GGCAGCCGTAGTTTGTGGGATGATCCTCAGGAATGTCATCGTTAGCCAATTGGGTAAAGAATGTTATGATGGCATCAAGAGAGGGTTGCTTGAATATTTTCGCGAGCCCCATCTCAAACATTGCATGGTAATTTTCTAAAGATCTTAGGAAGAGCTGTTCTTTGTCACCAAAGGCGTTTGAAAGTCCCCTCACATCAACACCCGTCGCAGCTTGTAGAGACTTCATTGTAGTCGCTTCGTAGCCACATTGCCAGAAAGCCCGCATGGCTTTTTGAACTACTTCACCCTCATCAAACTTCCTTGGTCGCGCCATGATTGCCCCTAGTGCCAATATTTTTTACAATGCCTATTGCAAAACTAATAAAAAGCTATAAATATGTTTTTCATCGATCGATGTAATATCCAAAAACGCAGAAGAAAGCAAGCAATTCTCAGTGATTGCTGGGATTGTGAGAGGAAAAACATGACAAAGATCAAAAGAGACGCGACAATCGAAATTTCGGCAAGTGCAGAACAGCTTTGGAAGATTTTGGCAGACGATTTCACCGAAGTTTCAAAGTGGGTGGATGCAGTTAACACTTCTGGGCCAAATCCTGCTGCTCCAAAAGGTCTGAATGGCAGTAAGCATGGCGGGCGTGTCTGTGATGTTCAGGGGCTTGGAAAAACGGTTGAAGTTTTGACAGCCTACGACAATGAGCAGCAAACACTCAGCTATTCTGTGGCCGCCGATAACTTCCCTGACTTTTTGGTAGGCATAGAAAATTCATGGAGTGTTCAAGCTCTCGCTCCAAATCAGTCAAAAGTTACCGTGTCTTTGACTGTTGATGTGGATGGTGACGGCTCTGCAGACTCCCCACAAGTACAGTTCGCTGAGCAAATTGCTGGTTCTGTCAATTCAGCTGGCCAGCAGCTCAAAAGCTACGTTGAAAGTCTTTGATCTAGACTAACTTTGTAGAGCAGCCCGCCCCAATACTGGGACGGGCTGCTGCGAATAAACTTAAAGCGGCCTATTTGCTTTTTGAGGACGAGAATTTGACCACCTCTGAGCGCTGCCTATAGCGCCCAATTTACTTGAGCATCTTACCCCAACTCCAAAGTTGTCAGGCCGTATATCCTGTTCAGAGGTAGATCCGGAGCGGGGCCTTTGTACATGCGGGCGGTTTCGAAGCTGGGATTGAGGTTATAGCGCTCGACGAGTCGGTTTGCCGATGTATTGGGCTCGGGGATATCCATCATCACAGTTTGGCCTTGCACGCTGCCACACAGGGCGCGGTACAGAAGGTCGGCGATTTCTTCACTTTCAGCAAATAAAGGTCCGATTCTGTGCCCTTCGTGGCAGGCACGGATAGTTCCATAGCCGACAATTTTTCCGTCTTCTAAGGCGAAAAACCCGAAGCGGTGTTTGTTCTCGGGTTGATGCCAGATCTTAAGGAAGCGCTCCCGCTCTACAGGGTAATGCTTGCGATCATAAGCGCAAATATCGGGTAGCGCACCTGTTCCGATGGGGTGTAGGCGAGAATCTACCGGCGTTGGAGAGTGCATCACGCCGCTATACCGGAAGCTGCTGTGGGCTGTTGCAAAGCCAGACTTTGCATAATTGTCTTGCTGCTCGACAACTCCATCCAGACCTACTGTCCTTGCCCCAAACCGTTTGATTGCTTCGTCCCATATAGTTTTCCCATAGCCCATACCGCGATAGTCAGGGTGACAGATGTAAAAGCCCAGAAATCCATAGTGGTCGTTATAGCGTACCGCTGAAATAATTGAGACAGGCTCATTGCCTTTGAAAAGACACAGGAATCCTTCCGGGTCGGTGGCAAAGTAGGCATCTGTGTCATCAAGACCCGGACTCCACCCCTCTTTCAAGGCCCAGTTCAACATACGGTCGATACCGTCTTTATTGACATGCGAGATAGTGATGCCGTTGCTCATTGGGCCACCTTCCACTCGGTTTGCATAGCGTGATCTTCCCCGTGGCCAGCGGGAGTGTCAAGCCGTGTGAAGGGCTAATGTTAGCGCCTTCTAAATGCTTCCCGCGGGCCTGCTTTTGGGGGTATTGGGATGGTCTTCAATAAAATTTTGTTGGCGTTGCTGTCTCTCTGCTCTACCAAGAGAGCTCTAGTAAATGGAGGGGCAAATGAACTACAGCAATGTAATCGTTGAGACGCGCGGCAATGTGGGCTTGATCACCCTGAACCGTCCGGATGTTCTTAATGCATTGAACGGGCCGCTGATTGATGAACTGAGTTTGGCGCTCAATGACTTTGATAAAGATCCTGAAGTGGGCGCTATAGTCGTTACAGGCTCCCAGAAAGCTTTTGCAGCCGGAGCGGATATCAAAGTTATGGCTGAGGAAAAATTTCCAAGCACATACCTTAGTGACTTTCTCGGACATTGGGAAAAAATAGCGCATACTCGTAAACCGGTTATTGCTGCTGTTGCGGGCTACGCGCTTGGCGGTGGGTGTGAAGTCGCCATGATGTGTGATTT
This genomic window from Pseudovibrio sp. M1P-2-3 contains:
- a CDS encoding SRPBCC family protein, with the translated sequence MTKIKRDATIEISASAEQLWKILADDFTEVSKWVDAVNTSGPNPAAPKGLNGSKHGGRVCDVQGLGKTVEVLTAYDNEQQTLSYSVAADNFPDFLVGIENSWSVQALAPNQSKVTVSLTVDVDGDGSADSPQVQFAEQIAGSVNSAGQQLKSYVESL
- a CDS encoding TetR/AcrR family transcriptional regulator, which encodes MARPRKFDEGEVVQKAMRAFWQCGYEATTMKSLQAATGVDVRGLSNAFGDKEQLFLRSLENYHAMFEMGLAKIFKQPSLDAIITFFTQLANDDIPEDHPTNYGCLMVNTVIELGNTNSEVRMRVERYRQMFVDHFRNSLMASGVPEVDDKSELLVGMLWGALTQIRFSGSKSAAKPMALQILKILDSWQSNPK
- a CDS encoding GNAT family N-acetyltransferase; its protein translation is MSNGITISHVNKDGIDRMLNWALKEGWSPGLDDTDAYFATDPEGFLCLFKGNEPVSIISAVRYNDHYGFLGFYICHPDYRGMGYGKTIWDEAIKRFGARTVGLDGVVEQQDNYAKSGFATAHSSFRYSGVMHSPTPVDSRLHPIGTGALPDICAYDRKHYPVERERFLKIWHQPENKHRFGFFALEDGKIVGYGTIRACHEGHRIGPLFAESEEIADLLYRALCGSVQGQTVMMDIPEPNTSANRLVERYNLNPSFETARMYKGPAPDLPLNRIYGLTTLELG